One genomic segment of Euzebya pacifica includes these proteins:
- a CDS encoding DUF262 domain-containing protein: MPGTLPAYQLQPYGRHAMQFTRPDDGAPLLDLAPPYQRGRVWTPEQRVNLIRSLQMGLPIGAVLTSFRGWETTDGTYAVVDGRQRIETLRAWAAGDLRVPADFFNDDNIQQVAEDGTVSSADLTARGTRNWQRWPVNELQASGLSLAEEANLYLLINFGGTPQTDADRLRAATVASRG; this comes from the coding sequence ATGCCCGGAACGCTGCCCGCCTACCAACTCCAACCCTACGGCCGCCACGCCATGCAGTTCACCCGCCCCGACGACGGCGCGCCCCTGCTGGACCTCGCCCCGCCCTACCAGCGCGGCCGCGTGTGGACGCCCGAGCAACGGGTCAACCTGATCCGCTCCCTGCAGATGGGCCTGCCCATCGGCGCCGTGCTCACCAGCTTCCGGGGCTGGGAGACCACCGACGGGACCTACGCCGTCGTCGACGGACGCCAGCGCATCGAAACGCTCCGCGCATGGGCCGCCGGGGACCTGCGCGTCCCCGCCGACTTCTTCAACGACGACAACATCCAGCAGGTCGCCGAGGACGGCACCGTCTCCTCCGCCGACCTGACCGCGCGTGGCACCAGGAACTGGCAGCGGTGGCCCGTCAACGAACTGCAGGCATCTGGCCTGTCCCTCGCCGAGGAGGCAAACCTGTACCTCCTCATCAACTTCGGTGGCACCCCCCAGACCGACGCAGACCGGCTCCGCGCGGCGACCGTGGCTTCCCGTGGATGA